Proteins encoded in a region of the Halothiobacillus diazotrophicus genome:
- the tuf gene encoding elongation factor Tu yields the protein MAKEKFERTKPHVNVGTIGHVDHGKTTLTAAITKVMAETFGGGSAMAFDQIDKAPEEKARGITISTSHVEYESATRHYAHVDCPGHADYVKNMITGAAQMDGAILVCSAADGPMPQTREHILLSRQVGVPYIVVFLNKADMVDDPELLELVEMEIRDLLSQYEFPGDDTPIITGSALKALEGDQSEIGAPSVVRLVEAMDSYIPEPERAVDGTFLMPVEDVFSISGRGTVVTGRVERGIIKVGEEIEIVGIRDTQKTTVTGVEMFRKLLDQGQAGDNVGILLRGTKRDDVERGQVLCKPGSIKPHTKFEAEVYILSKDEGGRHTPFFNGYRPQFYFRTTDVTGSCVLPEGTEMVMPGDNVAMTVSLIAPIAMEDGLRFAIREGGRTVGAGVVSKIIE from the coding sequence ATGGCAAAAGAGAAGTTTGAACGTACCAAACCACACGTGAACGTGGGTACGATTGGCCACGTGGATCACGGCAAGACGACGCTGACTGCGGCGATCACCAAGGTGATGGCGGAGACGTTTGGCGGCGGCTCGGCAATGGCTTTCGACCAGATCGACAAGGCGCCGGAAGAGAAGGCGCGTGGTATCACGATCTCCACCTCCCACGTTGAATACGAGTCCGCGACCCGTCACTACGCCCACGTTGACTGCCCGGGCCACGCTGACTATGTGAAGAACATGATCACCGGTGCCGCCCAGATGGACGGCGCGATCCTGGTTTGCTCCGCTGCTGACGGCCCGATGCCGCAGACCCGTGAGCACATCCTGCTGTCCCGTCAGGTCGGCGTACCCTACATCGTCGTGTTCCTGAACAAGGCCGACATGGTTGACGATCCGGAACTGCTGGAACTGGTCGAGATGGAAATCCGCGACCTGCTGAGCCAGTACGAATTCCCGGGCGACGACACCCCGATCATCACCGGTTCCGCCCTGAAGGCGCTGGAAGGCGACCAGAGCGAAATCGGCGCCCCGTCGGTCGTTCGTCTGGTCGAGGCGATGGACTCCTACATCCCCGAGCCGGAGCGTGCCGTTGACGGTACCTTCCTGATGCCGGTGGAAGACGTATTCTCCATCTCCGGCCGTGGCACCGTGGTGACCGGTCGTGTCGAGCGCGGCATCATCAAGGTAGGCGAAGAAATCGAAATCGTCGGTATCCGCGACACCCAGAAGACCACCGTGACCGGCGTCGAAATGTTCCGCAAGCTGCTCGACCAGGGCCAGGCTGGCGACAACGTCGGTATCCTCCTGCGCGGCACCAAGCGTGACGACGTCGAGCGTGGTCAGGTACTGTGCAAGCCGGGCAGCATCAAGCCGCACACCAAGTTCGAAGCTGAGGTGTACATCCTGAGCAAGGACGAAGGTGGTCGTCATACGCCGTTCTTCAACGGCTACCGTCCGCAGTTCTACTTCCGTACCACGGACGTGACCGGTTCCTGCGTGCTGCCGGAAGGTACCGAGATGGTCATGCCGGGCGACAACGTTGCGATGACGGTCAGCCTGATCGCTCCGATCGCGATGGAAGACGGTCTGCGTTTCGCGATTCGCGAAGGTGGCCGTACCGTCGGCGCCGGTGTCGTTTCCAAAATCATCGAGTAA
- the rpoB gene encoding DNA-directed RNA polymerase subunit beta — MSYSFTEKKRIRKEFGNRADILPVPYLLATQVESYKSFLQDGVPAKARANAGLHAALSSVFPIRSHSGNAEIAYVDYHFGEPAFDVRECQIRGLSYGAPLRVKLRLVIYDRDAPAGSKVVKDIREQDVYLGEIPLMTESGTFVINGTERVIVSQLHRSPGVFFDHDKGKTSSSKKILFSARIIPYRGSWLDFEFDQKDILYARIDRRRKIPASIILRALGYTNEEMLDIFFDHDEFHVDADGGLALKLVADRLKGTDAAFDIDINGENLIKTGKRITARHVRELVKAEIESLPVPIEFIQGRVLAKDVVDTSTGELLARANDELTTELIVSFAKAGVTEFKTLYFNDVDRGPFMSLTLRADPSTTPLEAMVEIYKMMRPGEPPTKDAAEALFYGLFFTEDRYDLSDVGRMKFNRRIERGSDVGSGVLYDAKYFAMLAESGNEVAQSLLKEQGDVSDILDVMKTLIDIRNGNGKTDDIDHLGNRRIRSVGEMTENVFRIGLVRVERAVKERLTQAESEGLAPQDLINAKPVAAAIKEFFGSSQLSQFMDQNNPLSEITHKRRISALGPGGLTRERAGFEVRDVHTTHYGRVCPIETPEGPNIGLINSLATYARTNSYGFLDTPYRKVTDGVVSSEVDWLSAYEEEKYTIAQANAPLDEEGRLQGDLISVRRAGEFMLANPAEIQYMDVSPKQIVSIAASIIPFLEHDDANRALMGSNMQRQAVPTLRADKPLVGTGMERVVATDSGSCVVARRGGVVDRVDASRVVVRVNAEEASQGDVGVDIYNLTKYTRSNQNTCINQTPLVKAGDVIAKGDVLADGPSVDMGELALGQNILCAFMPWNGYNFEDSILLSERVVREDRLTTIHIEELNCVARDTKLGAEEITADIPNVAESLLNKLDMAGVVHVGAEVRPGDILVGKVTPKGETQLTPEEKLLRAIFGEKASDVKDTSLRVPPGMEGTVIDVRVFTRDGIEKDSRARAIEEADLEAVRKDLKDRMRIIEDDIFARVKTLLVGQTAAGGPGVKAGSKITAAQLEKLEPAKWLEIRVDDESAAQAMEEYGAQLAQAHADIDKRFEDKKKKIQQGDDLAPGVLKMVKVYVAVKRRIQPGDKLAGRHGNKGVVSMIVPEEDMPYMENGQPVDICLNPLGVPSRMNIGQILETHLGFAARGLGLKIEEMLKLEREKALVELRAFLDKVYNHKGEKRVDLDALTDDEMIELGRNLKKGVPMATPVFDGAVEDEIKQMLELAGLPTSGQVQLYDGRTGEPFERTTTVGYMYMLKLNHLVDDKMHARSTGPYSLVTQQPLGGKAQFGGQRFGEMEVWALEAYGAAYTLQEMLTVKSDDVNGRNKMYKNIVDGDLKMDAGMPESFNVLLKEIRSLAINIELEQGKE, encoded by the coding sequence ATGAGCTATTCATTCACTGAAAAGAAGCGAATCCGCAAGGAATTCGGCAACCGTGCCGATATCCTACCGGTACCGTACCTGCTGGCAACACAGGTTGAGTCATATAAGTCGTTTTTGCAAGATGGCGTGCCTGCAAAAGCGCGGGCCAACGCAGGTTTGCATGCAGCGCTGAGCTCGGTCTTCCCGATTCGCAGCCATTCCGGCAACGCCGAAATCGCGTATGTGGATTATCACTTCGGTGAGCCTGCCTTCGACGTGCGCGAATGTCAGATCCGTGGTCTGAGCTATGGTGCGCCGCTGCGCGTCAAGCTGCGTCTGGTCATCTACGATCGCGACGCACCGGCCGGTTCCAAGGTTGTCAAGGACATTCGCGAACAGGACGTCTATCTCGGCGAGATCCCGTTGATGACCGAAAGCGGTACCTTCGTGATCAACGGCACCGAGCGGGTCATCGTTTCCCAATTGCACCGTTCCCCGGGCGTGTTCTTTGATCACGACAAGGGCAAGACCTCCAGCTCGAAGAAGATCCTGTTCTCCGCGCGCATCATTCCCTACCGCGGCTCCTGGTTGGATTTCGAATTCGACCAGAAGGACATCCTGTACGCGCGTATCGACCGTCGCCGGAAGATTCCTGCGTCGATCATCCTGCGTGCGCTGGGCTACACCAACGAGGAGATGCTGGACATCTTCTTCGACCACGACGAATTCCACGTGGATGCGGATGGCGGTCTGGCGCTCAAGCTGGTGGCCGATCGCCTGAAAGGTACCGATGCGGCCTTCGATATCGACATCAATGGCGAAAACCTGATCAAGACGGGCAAGCGCATCACCGCGCGCCACGTCCGCGAACTGGTGAAGGCTGAGATCGAGTCCCTCCCAGTGCCGATCGAGTTCATCCAGGGGCGGGTGCTCGCCAAGGATGTTGTCGACACGTCGACGGGTGAGTTGCTGGCACGCGCCAACGATGAACTGACGACCGAGCTCATCGTCAGTTTCGCGAAGGCCGGCGTCACCGAATTCAAGACCCTGTACTTCAACGATGTCGATCGCGGCCCGTTCATGTCGCTGACGCTGCGCGCCGATCCGTCGACCACCCCGCTGGAAGCGATGGTCGAGATCTACAAGATGATGCGTCCCGGCGAGCCGCCGACAAAGGACGCCGCTGAAGCGCTGTTCTACGGCCTGTTCTTCACCGAAGACCGTTACGACCTCTCCGACGTCGGTCGGATGAAGTTCAACCGTCGGATCGAGCGCGGCAGCGACGTCGGTAGCGGTGTGCTATACGACGCGAAGTACTTCGCGATGCTGGCCGAGTCGGGCAACGAAGTCGCTCAGTCTCTGTTGAAAGAGCAGGGCGATGTGTCCGATATCCTGGACGTCATGAAGACCCTCATCGACATCCGTAACGGCAACGGCAAGACCGACGACATCGACCACCTGGGCAACCGCCGGATCCGTTCCGTGGGTGAAATGACGGAAAACGTCTTCCGCATCGGTCTCGTCCGCGTCGAGCGCGCCGTCAAGGAGCGCCTGACCCAGGCCGAGTCCGAAGGCCTCGCGCCTCAGGATCTGATCAACGCCAAGCCGGTTGCGGCCGCGATCAAGGAGTTCTTCGGTTCCAGCCAGCTCTCCCAGTTCATGGACCAGAACAACCCGCTGTCCGAGATCACGCACAAGCGTCGTATTTCCGCACTGGGTCCGGGTGGTTTGACTCGCGAACGCGCTGGCTTCGAGGTGCGAGACGTACATACCACGCACTATGGCCGCGTCTGCCCGATCGAAACGCCGGAAGGTCCGAACATCGGTCTGATCAACTCCCTGGCAACCTATGCACGCACGAACAGCTACGGCTTCCTCGATACGCCGTACCGCAAGGTGACCGACGGTGTGGTTTCCTCCGAGGTCGACTGGTTGTCCGCCTACGAGGAAGAGAAGTACACCATTGCCCAGGCGAATGCGCCGCTGGACGAGGAAGGCCGTCTGCAGGGCGACCTGATCTCCGTGCGCCGCGCCGGTGAATTCATGCTCGCCAACCCGGCCGAGATCCAGTACATGGACGTCTCGCCGAAGCAGATCGTGTCCATCGCGGCCTCGATCATTCCGTTCCTGGAACACGATGACGCCAACCGCGCCCTGATGGGTTCGAACATGCAGCGTCAGGCCGTGCCGACCCTGCGTGCTGACAAGCCGTTGGTGGGCACCGGGATGGAACGCGTCGTGGCGACCGATTCCGGTTCCTGCGTGGTCGCTCGTCGTGGCGGCGTGGTGGACCGCGTCGACGCGTCCCGCGTTGTTGTCCGCGTCAATGCCGAGGAAGCGAGCCAGGGCGACGTCGGTGTGGATATCTACAACCTGACCAAGTACACCCGTTCGAACCAGAACACCTGCATCAACCAGACCCCGCTGGTGAAGGCCGGCGACGTGATTGCCAAGGGCGACGTGCTGGCCGACGGTCCGTCCGTCGACATGGGCGAACTGGCGCTGGGTCAGAACATCCTCTGTGCGTTCATGCCGTGGAACGGCTACAACTTCGAGGATTCGATCCTGCTGTCCGAACGTGTCGTGCGGGAAGATCGTCTCACCACGATCCACATCGAGGAACTCAACTGCGTCGCTCGTGATACCAAGCTGGGTGCCGAGGAAATCACCGCCGATATTCCGAATGTGGCTGAAAGCCTGCTGAACAAGCTCGACATGGCCGGTGTCGTCCACGTGGGTGCGGAAGTGCGTCCGGGCGACATCCTGGTCGGCAAGGTCACGCCGAAGGGTGAGACCCAGCTGACGCCGGAAGAGAAGCTGCTGCGCGCCATCTTCGGTGAGAAGGCCTCCGACGTGAAGGACACCTCCCTGCGCGTGCCGCCGGGGATGGAAGGTACTGTCATCGACGTCCGCGTGTTCACGCGGGATGGTATCGAGAAGGACAGCCGTGCGCGTGCCATCGAGGAAGCCGATCTCGAAGCCGTCCGCAAGGATCTCAAGGATCGCATGCGGATCATCGAAGACGACATCTTCGCTCGTGTGAAGACCCTGTTGGTCGGCCAGACGGCGGCCGGCGGTCCCGGCGTGAAGGCTGGCAGCAAGATCACTGCGGCCCAGCTGGAGAAACTGGAACCGGCAAAGTGGCTCGAAATCCGCGTGGATGACGAATCCGCTGCCCAGGCGATGGAAGAGTACGGTGCCCAGCTGGCCCAGGCGCATGCCGACATTGACAAGCGCTTCGAGGATAAGAAGAAGAAAATCCAGCAGGGCGACGACCTGGCACCGGGCGTGCTCAAGATGGTCAAGGTCTATGTGGCCGTCAAGCGTCGGATCCAGCCGGGCGACAAGCTCGCCGGCCGTCACGGGAACAAGGGTGTGGTCTCAATGATCGTCCCCGAGGAAGACATGCCGTACATGGAAAATGGTCAGCCGGTGGACATCTGTCTGAACCCGCTGGGCGTACCGTCGCGGATGAACATCGGTCAGATCCTCGAAACCCATCTGGGCTTCGCCGCTCGTGGCCTGGGTCTGAAGATCGAGGAGATGCTGAAACTCGAACGCGAAAAGGCACTGGTCGAGCTGCGTGCCTTCCTGGACAAGGTCTATAACCATAAGGGTGAAAAGCGCGTCGATCTCGATGCCCTGACCGACGACGAGATGATCGAACTGGGTCGTAACCTGAAGAAGGGCGTGCCCATGGCGACGCCGGTATTCGACGGCGCCGTCGAGGACGAAATCAAGCAGATGCTGGAACTCGCCGGCCTGCCGACGTCCGGCCAGGTGCAGCTGTATGACGGCCGCACCGGTGAGCCGTTCGAGCGGACCACGACGGTGGGCTACATGTACATGCTGAAGTTGAACCACCTCGTGGACGACAAGATGCACGCCCGTTCCACCGGTCCGTACTCCCTCGTTACCCAGCAGCCGCTGGGCGGCAAGGCGCAGTTCGGTGGTCAGCGTTTCGGGGAGATGGAAGTGTGGGCGCTGGAAGCCTATGGCGCAGCCTACACCCTTCAGGAAATGCTCACCGTCAAGTCCGACGACGTGAACGGCCGGAACAAGATGTACAAGAACATCGTCGACGGCGATCTGAAGATGGATGCGGGCATGCCCGAATCCTTCAACGTGTTGCTCAAGGAAATCCGTTCGCTCGCCATCAACATCGAACTGGAACAGGGCAAAGAATAA
- the secE gene encoding preprotein translocase subunit SecE has product MSEKAVEPSSSSGLESVKIGLTIVLLIGGVAAFYLLGKEPLFVRVAALVAALLIATGVLYTTSVGKTIWQFAFDSRVEVRKMVWPSRQETTQTTLVVVLLIVVIGLFLWGVDSLLAWIVRSIAG; this is encoded by the coding sequence ATGTCGGAAAAAGCGGTAGAGCCGTCCTCGTCGTCAGGGTTGGAGTCGGTCAAGATCGGCCTCACGATTGTCCTGTTGATTGGGGGTGTGGCTGCGTTTTACCTCTTGGGTAAGGAGCCGTTGTTCGTGCGCGTCGCGGCCTTGGTTGCGGCATTGCTGATTGCGACCGGTGTGCTGTACACCACCAGTGTGGGCAAGACGATCTGGCAGTTCGCCTTCGACTCTCGTGTTGAAGTGCGCAAGATGGTCTGGCCTTCGCGTCAGGAAACAACGCAGACCACGCTGGTGGTCGTGCTGCTGATCGTGGTGATCGGTCTGTTTTTGTGGGGCGTGGATTCGCTTCTGGCCTGGATTGTTCGCAGTATTGCGGGCTGA
- the rplL gene encoding 50S ribosomal protein L7/L12 has translation MAISKDDILDAISNMTVMEVVDLISAMEEKFGVSAAAAVAVAAGPAAGPAAAAAEEKTEFDVVMTSFGANKVAVIKAVRELTGLGLKEAKDMVEGAPATIKEGVSQADADTMKKKLEEAGAAVEIK, from the coding sequence ATGGCAATTTCAAAAGACGATATTCTCGACGCGATCTCCAACATGACCGTCATGGAAGTGGTTGATCTGATCTCCGCAATGGAAGAAAAGTTCGGCGTTTCCGCTGCTGCTGCCGTTGCAGTAGCCGCTGGCCCGGCTGCCGGCCCCGCTGCCGCTGCTGCGGAAGAAAAGACTGAATTCGACGTCGTCATGACCTCATTCGGCGCCAACAAGGTTGCCGTGATCAAGGCGGTTCGCGAACTGACCGGTCTGGGTCTGAAAGAAGCGAAGGACATGGTTGAAGGCGCGCCGGCAACCATCAAGGAAGGTGTTAGCCAAGCTGATGCCGACACCATGAAGAAGAAACTGGAAGAAGCAGGCGCTGCGGTCGAGATCAAGTGA
- the rplK gene encoding 50S ribosomal protein L11, with product MAKKVTGYIKLQVKAGQANPSPPIGPALGQKGVNIMAFCKEFNAATQTLEQGAPIPVVITVYADKSFTFVMKTPPVSFLLKKTAGIKSGSAVPNKTKVGQLTRQQLEDIAKIKEPDLTAKDLDAAVRTIAGSARSMGLTVEGV from the coding sequence ATGGCTAAGAAAGTTACAGGTTATATCAAGCTGCAGGTCAAGGCCGGTCAGGCCAACCCCTCGCCGCCAATCGGTCCGGCCCTCGGTCAGAAGGGCGTGAACATCATGGCGTTCTGTAAGGAATTCAATGCGGCGACGCAAACCCTCGAGCAGGGTGCGCCAATCCCCGTTGTGATCACCGTCTACGCCGACAAGTCGTTCACCTTCGTCATGAAGACGCCGCCGGTCAGCTTCCTGCTGAAGAAAACCGCTGGCATCAAATCCGGCAGTGCCGTGCCGAACAAGACCAAGGTGGGTCAGCTGACCCGTCAGCAGTTGGAAGATATCGCCAAGATCAAAGAGCCCGATTTGACGGCGAAGGATCTGGATGCCGCTGTGCGCACCATCGCAGGTAGCGCACGCAGCATGGGCTTGACCGTGGAGGGTGTGTAA
- the rplJ gene encoding 50S ribosomal protein L10, producing MALTINQKQLIVAEVTEVAGKALSAIGAEYSGLTVAQMTAMRVKARESGVYLRVIKNTLARRAMAETSFACMSEALTGPLVLAFSMDDPGAAARLMSDFSKEYAKLDIKVIALGGKLVPVSEISRVASLPTREEALAQLLSVMQAPVTKLARTLNEVPGKLVRTVAAVRDQKQAA from the coding sequence GTGGCACTGACAATTAATCAAAAGCAGTTGATTGTTGCTGAAGTGACCGAGGTCGCTGGCAAGGCTTTGTCGGCAATCGGCGCGGAGTACAGTGGTTTGACGGTCGCCCAGATGACAGCCATGCGTGTGAAGGCACGTGAAAGTGGTGTTTATCTGCGCGTCATCAAGAACACACTGGCCCGTCGTGCGATGGCCGAAACCAGCTTCGCCTGCATGTCCGAGGCCCTTACGGGCCCGTTGGTTCTGGCGTTTTCGATGGATGATCCCGGCGCAGCTGCACGGCTGATGAGTGATTTTTCCAAAGAGTACGCCAAGCTCGACATCAAGGTAATTGCCTTGGGCGGCAAACTCGTTCCTGTTTCTGAGATCTCACGCGTGGCGAGCCTGCCGACGCGGGAAGAGGCGCTGGCGCAACTTCTCTCCGTCATGCAGGCACCGGTCACCAAGCTGGCCCGTACCCTCAACGAGGTGCCGGGCAAGCTGGTGCGCACCGTCGCGGCCGTTCGCGATCAGAAGCAAGCAGCTTAA
- the rplA gene encoding 50S ribosomal protein L1 has product MARLTKRQKAIAAKVKPNHAYPATEAFELLKEVSSVKFVESVDVAVQLGVDPRRSDQMVRGATVLPHGTGKSVRVAVFAQGANAEAATAAGADIVGFEDLAAEIKQGRMDFDVVIASPDAMRVVGQLGQVLGPRGLMPNPKVGTVAVDVAGAVRNAKAGQVRYRTEKGGIIHCTIGKVDFTPENLIGNLNALLADLNKAKPSAAKGIYMQRVSVSSTMGPGLMLDMSTLSA; this is encoded by the coding sequence ATGGCTCGTTTAACCAAGCGTCAAAAGGCCATTGCGGCCAAGGTCAAGCCGAATCATGCCTATCCGGCTACCGAGGCTTTCGAGCTGCTGAAAGAAGTTTCCAGCGTGAAATTTGTCGAATCTGTTGACGTCGCCGTTCAGCTCGGCGTCGATCCGCGTCGCTCCGATCAAATGGTCCGTGGTGCGACCGTGCTGCCGCACGGTACTGGCAAGTCCGTGCGTGTCGCCGTATTCGCCCAGGGCGCCAATGCCGAAGCAGCGACCGCTGCCGGTGCCGATATCGTCGGGTTCGAAGATCTGGCAGCCGAAATCAAGCAGGGGCGTATGGACTTTGACGTCGTCATCGCATCACCTGATGCGATGCGTGTCGTCGGTCAGCTCGGCCAGGTGTTGGGTCCGCGCGGCCTGATGCCGAACCCGAAGGTGGGTACGGTTGCTGTCGACGTGGCCGGTGCCGTTCGCAACGCGAAAGCAGGTCAGGTCCGTTACCGCACGGAAAAGGGCGGCATCATCCACTGCACGATCGGCAAGGTGGATTTCACCCCCGAAAACCTGATCGGCAACCTGAACGCACTGCTGGCAGACCTGAACAAGGCCAAGCCGTCTGCTGCGAAGGGTATCTACATGCAGCGCGTTAGCGTGTCGAGCACGATGGGCCCCGGCCTGATGCTCGATATGAGCACCCTGTCTGCATAA
- the nusG gene encoding transcription termination/antitermination protein NusG, whose translation MAMRWYVVQAFSQFENSVKKALEERIEREGLQSQFGEILVPSEEVVEVRDGVKRKSERKFYPGYVLVQIDMTDEAWHLVNSVPRVLGFVGDSGGKPTPISSREADAIMARVKDSTDKPKPKTLFDVGEMVRVCDGPFNDFTGVVEEVNYEKSRLHVAVSIFGRSTPVELGFDQVAKT comes from the coding sequence ATGGCGATGCGATGGTATGTCGTTCAAGCGTTTTCGCAATTTGAGAACAGCGTCAAGAAGGCCCTGGAAGAGCGCATCGAGCGCGAAGGGCTCCAGTCGCAGTTCGGTGAGATTCTGGTTCCATCCGAAGAGGTGGTTGAAGTTCGTGATGGTGTCAAGCGCAAGTCCGAGCGGAAGTTCTATCCCGGTTACGTGCTCGTTCAGATCGACATGACCGATGAGGCGTGGCACCTGGTGAATTCCGTGCCGCGCGTGCTGGGCTTCGTGGGTGATTCCGGCGGCAAGCCGACGCCGATCAGCAGTCGAGAGGCCGATGCGATCATGGCGCGTGTCAAGGACTCCACCGACAAGCCGAAGCCGAAGACGCTGTTCGATGTGGGTGAAATGGTTCGCGTCTGCGACGGCCCGTTCAACGACTTCACGGGCGTGGTTGAGGAAGTGAACTACGAAAAGAGTCGCCTGCACGTGGCGGTCAGTATTTTTGGGCGTTCGACTCCGGTCGAGCTCGGATTCGATCAGGTCGCCAAGACCTGA